Proteins encoded by one window of Nasonia vitripennis strain AsymCx chromosome 5, Nvit_psr_1.1, whole genome shotgun sequence:
- the LOC100117426 gene encoding dolichyl-diphosphooligosaccharide--protein glycosyltransferase subunit 2, whose protein sequence is MMNPKWVLLLLAALISTSLTADVPSSTSSYLTATDKARLKKVVEPGFKLQDLSSVHYAVFGFRHIKEPITRLAEVCEFLIKSAGDSSLTTEQLYYLATTWKSLEQCQPKSLPLSALTKSLTAVLEKDAAKIPELYHAVNALVSFGQKIPDAAVAKIVKTLQATLKKDDSPLNLGYVFHIAADLGSAGAFAFNHIEDAIVQADEVDGRFLQFEGGLGVTSLLVNGVFKLSSSLKKKPPLTSQQTVKLANYFLSRRSVQTPKGAVNFLSSINILATNEFEKPICIALSEDGVVVSAKQPLVRVKVCDLLGNPVPSVTNVIANTATKVTDDVVVISKKNFQATPNDKTLFTLNFMSATPEPGFYKIAVSAGSVANTVTIKVLAEVKVDYLEIGTADADQTTQPKLVKVAHPQKLNQKIEADSQQKLVIRFLLKDASKNKPMRVHQAFVRLASVSSEKDKQEIIFVAEPDASHVYKFDMPVGTAAKNFNYQSGDYNVELIVGDAVLSNSFQWTLATVSLKFPEPSASDVVEKSTYRQKPNVYSPKPEIKHMFREPEKRPPAFVSNLFTGLCLSPLLVLFVLWYKLGVNISNFPFTLSAVVFHLGLGSIFVLFGIFWLKLNMFTTLRYLLLLGLVTFLSGNKLLSQIARNRKASR, encoded by the exons ATGATGAATC CCAAGTGGGTGCTGTTGCTGCTTGCAGCCTTGATAAGCACATCTTTAACAGCCGATGTACCATCTTCGACAAGTTCTTATCTAACGGCGACTGACAAGGCTCGCCTTAAAAAAGTTGTTGAACCTGGATTTAAGCTGCAAGATCTGTCTAGCGTGCATTATGCAGTTTTTGGATTTAGGCATATCAAGGAGCCTATAACTAGACTTGCg GAAGTCTGTGAATTCCTGATTAAGTCAGCTGGTGATTCGTCGTTAACCACGGAGCAACTTTACTACCTGGCCACTACATGGAAGTCTCTCGAACAATGTCAACCAAAGTCACTTCCATTGAGTGCACTCACAAAG TCTCTTACAGCAGTTTTAGAAAAAGATGCTGCTAAAATTCCAGAGCTGTATCATGCTGTCAATGCTCTTGTATCATTTGGACAGAAAATCCCAGATGCAGCAGTAGcaaaaatagtaaaaaccTTGCAAGCAACACTGAAAAAGGATGATAGCCCATTAAA CTTGGGTTATGTCTTCCACATTGCTGCTGATCTAGGATCTGCTGGAGCATTTGCCTTCAATCATATTGAAGATGCTATTGTTCAAGCTGATGAAGTAGATGGTCGTTTCTTACAGTTTGAAGGAGGACTTGGTGTTACAA GCCTTCTTGTCAATGGAGTATTCAAGCTTTCTTCAAGCTTGAAGAAGAAGCCACCACTAACATCTCAACAGACCGTCAAATTGGCAAACTATTTCTTATCGCGTAGGTCTGTTCAAACGCCCAAGGGTGCTGTTAACTTCCTTTCATCAATCAACATTCTGGCTACCAATGAATTCGAAAAGCCTATTTGCATTGCTCTATCGGAGGACGGAGTTGTCGTTTCTGCAAAGCAACCTCTTGTCCGCGTTAAAGTGTGCGATCTTCTTGGTAACCCTGTACCATCAGTCACCAATGTCATTGCCAACACTGCTACAAAAGTTACGGATGATGTCGTTGTTATCAGCAAGAAAAATTTCCAAGCTACACCTAACGATAA AACGTTGTTCACTTTGAACTTCATGTCTGCAACACCAGAGCCCGGCTTCTATAAGATTGCGGTATCTGCAGGTTCGGTTGCTAACACGGTTACAATCAAAGTTCTTGCTGAAGTCAAAGTCGACTATTTGGAAATCGGAACAGCTGATGCCGACCAAACTACTCAACCAAAATTAGTAAA AGTCGCTCATCCTCAAAAGCTTAATCAAAAAATTGAGGCTGATTCTCAGCAGAAACTTGTTATCCGCTTTTTGCTGAAGGATGCCTCTAAAAACAAGCCAATGAGAGTACATCAAGCTTTCGTTCGTCTTGCGTCGGTATCATCAGAAAAAGATAAGCAAGAAATCATATTTGTTGCTGAGCCAGATGCTTCTCACGTTTACAAATTCGATATG CCTGTGGGAACAGCTGCTAAGAATTTCAACTACCAAAGCGGAGATTACAACGTAGAACTCATTGTCGGTGATGCCGTTTTGAGCAACTCCTTTCAGTGGACACTCGCCACTGTGAGTTTGAAATTCCCTGAACCATCGGCTTCAGACGTTGTCGAAAAATCAACTTACAGGCAGAAACCTAATGTATACTCTCCAAAGCCAGAAATTAAG CACATGTTCCGTGAGCCCGAGAAAAGACCACCAGCATTCGTTTCGAATCTTTTTACTGGATTATGTTTGTCACCATTACTTGTCTTGTTTGTCCTATGGTACAAGCTAGGagtaaatatttcaaacttCCCGTTCACTCTGAGTGCTGTCGTCTTTCATTTAGGATTAGGAA gCATATTCGTACTATTTGGAATATTCTGGCTGAAGCTGAATATGTTTACTACACTCCGATATCTTCTTTTACTTGGACTAGTCACATTCCTGTCTGGAAACAAGTTATTGTCACAAATTGCACGCAACCGAAAAGCATCTCGTTAG
- the LOC100680025 gene encoding dynein regulatory complex subunit 2 isoform X2: MKKRKGRRRKRGVVDVEERQREAKRQELRRELEMGDTNARRLRKTWREKMMSLNLPVIKEDLQVAWRTFDRALDNKNYSISILLDALDDAEEQKRNDNNLQMYQIDGLIKVYEKHLNESNDHYRCSIEKTLDSERELIDETSREQEEKEAFLRTVIFSTKQGIEESIEVIQTKNLSKLDTRKEENDNIRRMSESLLKRRLHNFSGQLAGVLSDYDESTKDRRKDFEAVREKDEADQRVIARQSMRIEKLYNGTVELRNQIANFKVNAGREVADYTFERDYFYEIYMAMQKRLRTEFLRSNLTKVEKILIMADLCQKYETYKDKVLLYPLSTVIENNETEDLNVSTLKPMQKLIKLVLLVQKNIKELKAQLEYHKVRFDYLKHSLKMYMELANPIHVCKKENSKATPVLINPKDVIKKCDLKVIDANDSDSNINLLLNKTF, translated from the exons ATGAAGAAACGCAAAGGCCGTCGTCGCAAGCGCGGTGTCGTCGATGTGGAGGAGCGTCAGCGAGAAGCTAAGCGTCAGGAGCTCCGCCGAGAGCTCGAGATGGGAGACACGAACGCGAGACGGCTGCGCAAGACATGGCGCGAGAAAATGATGAGTCTCAACCTACCCGTCATCAAAGAAGACCTCCAAGTCGCCTGGCGCACCTTCGACCGAGCCCTtgacaataaaaattacag TATCAGTATACTTTTGGACGCACTGGACGACGCCGAGGAGCAGAAAAGAAACGACAATAATTTGCAGATGTACCAGATCGACGGCTTGATCAAAGTATACGAAAAACACTTGAACGAAAGCAACGATCACTACCGATGCAGCATTGAGAAGACGTTAGATTCCGAACGTGAATTGATTGATGAGACTAGTCGCGAGCAAGAGGAAAAAGAAGCTTTTCTTCGAACCGTAATTTTCAGCACGAAACAAGGGATCGAAGAATCCATTGAAGTTATACAAACTAAAAATTTAT CAAAACTGGACACTCGCAAAGAAGAGAACGATAACATCCGAAGAATGTCCGAATCGCTTTTGAAACGTCGCTTGCACAACTTCTCGGGGCAACTCGCAGGCGTTTTAAGCGACTACGATGAAA GTACAAAAGATCGGCGCAAGGACTTCGAGGCAGTTAGAGAGAAAGACGAGGCTGATCAAAGAGTCATTGCTCGGCAGTCGATGCGCATAGAGAAACTTTATAATGGAACCGTAGAATTAAGGAACCAAATTGCCAACTTCAAAGTAAACGCCGGACGAGAAGTTGCGGATTACACGTTCGAGCGCGATtacttttatgaaatttatatgGCGATGCAGAAACGACTTCGAACGG AATTTTTGAGAAGTAACTTGAcgaaagttgaaaaaattttgatcaTGGCAGACCTGTGTCAGAAGTACGAAACTTACAAGGATAAAGTTCTTCTGTATCCACTTTCTACGGtgattgaaaataatgaaacagAAGACTTGAATGTGTCAACATTGAAGCCaatgcaaaaattaattaaacttgTGCTATTAGTACAGAAGAATATCAAGGAGTTAAAAGCGCAACTGGAATATCATAAGGTGCGATTCGATTATTTGAAACATAGTTTAAAAATGTACATGGAACTTGCAAATCCAATACACGTgtgcaaaaaagaaaattcaaaagcGACGCCAGTATTAATTAATCCAAAAgatgttattaaaaaatgtgatCTCAAAGTAATCGATGCCAATGATTCGGAtagtaatattaatttattattaaataaaactttttaa
- the LOC100680025 gene encoding dynein regulatory complex subunit 2 isoform X1 yields MKKRKGRRRKRGVVDVEERQREAKRQELRRELEMGDTNARRLRKTWREKMMSLNLPVIKEDLQVAWRTFDRALDNKNYSISILLDALDDAEEQKRNDNNLQMYQIDGLIKVYEKHLNESNDHYRCSIEKTLDSERELIDETSREQEEKEAFLRTVIFSTKQGIEESIEVIQTKNLSKLDTRKEENDNIRRMSESLLKRRLHNFSGQLAGVLSDYDESTKDRRKDFEAVREKDEADQRVIARQSMRIEKLYNGTVELRNQIANFKVNAGREVADYTFERDYFYEIYMAMQKRLRTEQTLDREQLRILTVEYNITLEFLRSNLTKVEKILIMADLCQKYETYKDKVLLYPLSTVIENNETEDLNVSTLKPMQKLIKLVLLVQKNIKELKAQLEYHKVRFDYLKHSLKMYMELANPIHVCKKENSKATPVLINPKDVIKKCDLKVIDANDSDSNINLLLNKTF; encoded by the exons ATGAAGAAACGCAAAGGCCGTCGTCGCAAGCGCGGTGTCGTCGATGTGGAGGAGCGTCAGCGAGAAGCTAAGCGTCAGGAGCTCCGCCGAGAGCTCGAGATGGGAGACACGAACGCGAGACGGCTGCGCAAGACATGGCGCGAGAAAATGATGAGTCTCAACCTACCCGTCATCAAAGAAGACCTCCAAGTCGCCTGGCGCACCTTCGACCGAGCCCTtgacaataaaaattacag TATCAGTATACTTTTGGACGCACTGGACGACGCCGAGGAGCAGAAAAGAAACGACAATAATTTGCAGATGTACCAGATCGACGGCTTGATCAAAGTATACGAAAAACACTTGAACGAAAGCAACGATCACTACCGATGCAGCATTGAGAAGACGTTAGATTCCGAACGTGAATTGATTGATGAGACTAGTCGCGAGCAAGAGGAAAAAGAAGCTTTTCTTCGAACCGTAATTTTCAGCACGAAACAAGGGATCGAAGAATCCATTGAAGTTATACAAACTAAAAATTTAT CAAAACTGGACACTCGCAAAGAAGAGAACGATAACATCCGAAGAATGTCCGAATCGCTTTTGAAACGTCGCTTGCACAACTTCTCGGGGCAACTCGCAGGCGTTTTAAGCGACTACGATGAAA GTACAAAAGATCGGCGCAAGGACTTCGAGGCAGTTAGAGAGAAAGACGAGGCTGATCAAAGAGTCATTGCTCGGCAGTCGATGCGCATAGAGAAACTTTATAATGGAACCGTAGAATTAAGGAACCAAATTGCCAACTTCAAAGTAAACGCCGGACGAGAAGTTGCGGATTACACGTTCGAGCGCGATtacttttatgaaatttatatgGCGATGCAGAAACGACTTCGAACGG AACAAACTCTGGATAGAGAACAGTTGCGTATTTTGACCGTTGAATACAATATTACTTTAGAATTTTTGAGAAGTAACTTGAcgaaagttgaaaaaattttgatcaTGGCAGACCTGTGTCAGAAGTACGAAACTTACAAGGATAAAGTTCTTCTGTATCCACTTTCTACGGtgattgaaaataatgaaacagAAGACTTGAATGTGTCAACATTGAAGCCaatgcaaaaattaattaaacttgTGCTATTAGTACAGAAGAATATCAAGGAGTTAAAAGCGCAACTGGAATATCATAAGGTGCGATTCGATTATTTGAAACATAGTTTAAAAATGTACATGGAACTTGCAAATCCAATACACGTgtgcaaaaaagaaaattcaaaagcGACGCCAGTATTAATTAATCCAAAAgatgttattaaaaaatgtgatCTCAAAGTAATCGATGCCAATGATTCGGAtagtaatattaatttattattaaataaaactttttaa
- the LOC100117513 gene encoding uncharacterized protein LOC100117513 isoform X2, which produces MAAFCTNLVLAVALSLAGFAAADLQNIQNANPLNIDLSDPSQTQLATNDADDPKFGGYRPLYPPYFLRESTNVGEQQPNDQTYYDKEYYTRGTQHDKRLDRNLRIVPQQQQQQQQVASATPTVTIVRPSSGFARAFPNFNHQVKSFASSSSSSLHVASSYSFSSVRFPNT; this is translated from the exons ATGGCTGCTTTCTGTACG AATTTAGTGCTAGCTGTGGCGTTGAGTCTGGCGGGATTCGCTGCAGCGGATCTACAAAACATTCAGAATGCTAATCCGCTGAATATTGATTTGAGCGACCCAAG tCAAACCCAACTGGCCACCAACGACGCGGACGACCCGAAGTTCGGCGGCTACCGTCCGCTCTACCCTCCCTACTTCCTCCGGGAGTCGACCAACGTCGGCGAGCAGCAACCGAACGACCAGACCTACTACGACAAGGAGTACTACACTCGCGGCACCCAACACGACAAAAGACTCGACAGGAACCTGAGGATCGtaccacagcagcagcagcagcagcagcaggtggCATCGGCCACACCCACGGTCACGATCGTTCGACCTAGTTCCGGCTTCGCCAGGGCTTTCCCCAACTTCAACCATCAGGTCAAGTCGTTCGCCAGTAGCAGTAGTAGTTCGTTGCACGTAGCGTCGAGCTATTCCTTCAGCAGTGTCAGGTTTCCCAACACGTAG
- the LOC100117513 gene encoding uncharacterized protein LOC100117513 isoform X3, with product MNLVLAVALSLAGFAAADLQNIQNANPLNIDLSDPSQTQLATNDADDPKFGGYRPLYPPYFLRESTNVGEQQPNDQTYYDKEYYTRGTQHDKRLDRNLRIVPQQQQQQQQVASATPTVTIVRPSSGFARAFPNFNHQVKSFASSSSSSLHVASSYSFSSVRFPNT from the exons atg AATTTAGTGCTAGCTGTGGCGTTGAGTCTGGCGGGATTCGCTGCAGCGGATCTACAAAACATTCAGAATGCTAATCCGCTGAATATTGATTTGAGCGACCCAAG tCAAACCCAACTGGCCACCAACGACGCGGACGACCCGAAGTTCGGCGGCTACCGTCCGCTCTACCCTCCCTACTTCCTCCGGGAGTCGACCAACGTCGGCGAGCAGCAACCGAACGACCAGACCTACTACGACAAGGAGTACTACACTCGCGGCACCCAACACGACAAAAGACTCGACAGGAACCTGAGGATCGtaccacagcagcagcagcagcagcagcaggtggCATCGGCCACACCCACGGTCACGATCGTTCGACCTAGTTCCGGCTTCGCCAGGGCTTTCCCCAACTTCAACCATCAGGTCAAGTCGTTCGCCAGTAGCAGTAGTAGTTCGTTGCACGTAGCGTCGAGCTATTCCTTCAGCAGTGTCAGGTTTCCCAACACGTAG
- the LOC100117513 gene encoding uncharacterized protein LOC100117513 isoform X4 — translation MPNLYYMRWLDNEFRELQVTKMVKFTPVSETLLSSGNSSLCKTNQTQLATNDADDPKFGGYRPLYPPYFLRESTNVGEQQPNDQTYYDKEYYTRGTQHDKRLDRNLRIVPQQQQQQQQVASATPTVTIVRPSSGFARAFPNFNHQVKSFASSSSSSLHVASSYSFSSVRFPNT, via the exons ATGCcgaatttatattatatgcgATGGCTCGATAACGAGTTCAGGGAGTTACAAGTTACGAAAATGGTTAAATTTACTCCTGTCAGCGAGACTCTGCTGTCATCCGGAAATTCCTCTCTATGTAAAACAAA tCAAACCCAACTGGCCACCAACGACGCGGACGACCCGAAGTTCGGCGGCTACCGTCCGCTCTACCCTCCCTACTTCCTCCGGGAGTCGACCAACGTCGGCGAGCAGCAACCGAACGACCAGACCTACTACGACAAGGAGTACTACACTCGCGGCACCCAACACGACAAAAGACTCGACAGGAACCTGAGGATCGtaccacagcagcagcagcagcagcagcaggtggCATCGGCCACACCCACGGTCACGATCGTTCGACCTAGTTCCGGCTTCGCCAGGGCTTTCCCCAACTTCAACCATCAGGTCAAGTCGTTCGCCAGTAGCAGTAGTAGTTCGTTGCACGTAGCGTCGAGCTATTCCTTCAGCAGTGTCAGGTTTCCCAACACGTAG
- the LOC100117513 gene encoding glycine-rich protein 23 isoform X1, which produces MLSEEEGKKGGRDESPPPLLWQLLSSYKRLPIHPESSHYNRTKSSVKMYLKYWILLAALLAVAYAAIEPLDLVAEESQEHPAGQHVRQKRFLLLKKAILAKKALAIGGAVGLGVGLVKAKHFGGGFGGGYGGGHGGGWQKPIIVHAYPASHSSGWSSGGGGGWPSGGGGGGGWSGASSNAWAGSSSW; this is translated from the exons ATGCTCTCAGAGGAGGAAGGAAAGAAAGGTGGAAGGGAtgagtcgccgccgccgctgctgtggCAGCTTCTCAGTTCTTATAAAAGACTTCCCATTCATCCTGAGTCGTCTCATTATAATCGAACGAAATCATCGGTAAAG ATGTACCTGAAGTACTGGATCCTCCTGGCAGCCCTGCTGGCCGTGGCTTACGCCGCGATCGAGCCTCTCGACCTGGTGGCCGAGGAGTCGCAGGAACATCCGGCCGGACAGCATGTACGGCAAAAGAGATTCCTTCTGCTGAAGAAGGCTATCCTAGCCAAGAAGGCCCTGGCTATCGGCGGTGCCGTCGGCCTTGGCGTTGGTCTCGTCAAGGCTAAGCA CTTCGGCGGCGGTTTCGGAGGTGGTTACGGAGGTGGTCACGGTGGTGGCTGGCAGAAGCCCATAATCGTGCACGCTTACCCTGCTTCCCACTCGTCCGGCTGGAGTagcggcggtggcggtggATGGcccagcggcggcggcggcggcggcggatgGTCTGGCGCAAGCAGTAACGCGTGGGCTGGATCCAG CTCCTGGTAA